In Streptomyces sp. NBC_00344, the genomic window CCAGCAGCGCGACCAGCCCGTGCACCTCGGGCTCCCGCGGCATCAGACCGGCCAGCACCCGCCCGAGCCGCAGGGCGTCCTCGCAGAGCGCCGGGCGCAGCCAGTCGTCTCCCGCGGTGGCGGAGTACCCCTCGTTGAAGATCAGGTAGATCACCTCGAGCACGGACGTCAGCCGCTGGGCGCGTTCCTGCCCGTACGGCACTTCGAACGGGACACCCGCGGTCGCCAGTTTCCGTTTGGCGCGGACGATCCGCTGGGCGACGGTCGGCTCAGGTGTCAGAAATGCGCGGGCGATCTCATCGGTGGTCAGCCCGCCCAGCAGCCGCAGGGTGAGCGCGATCCTGGCGCCGGTGGAGAGCACCGGATGGCAGGCGGTGAAGATCAGCCGGAGCAGGTCGTCGTCGATACGGTCCGGGTCCCCCGCGTCGGCCGTGGGCTCCGGAGGGGGCAGCTCCTCCAGCACCCGCCCGACCTCGGCAAGCTTGCGCGCGTACGACTCCCGCCTCCGTACCAGGTCGATGGCCCGCCGCCTGGCAACGGCCATGAGCCAGGCACCCGGGTTATCCGGGACGCCCGACTCGGGCCACTGCTCAAGTGCCGCTACCAGAGCGTCCTGCGCGAGCTCCTCGGCGATGCCGACATCCCGCACGATCCGGGCCGTGCCGGCGATGATCCGCGCGGCCTCGATCCTGAACACGGCCTCGACCGCTCTGTCCGTACCCGCGCCTGTCGTCACGGCCACCCATCAGAGCAGCCGCACAGCCACCGGGCAACCGCGGTCAGCCCGCGTCGGACGGCCCGAAGATCTGGCGGACCTCGCAGCTGATGTCCCACTCGTCCTCATGGATCTCGACGAACCGCCTGGTCCACTCGACCGCCTCGGCCAGATCCGCGGCCTGGATCAGCATGTACCCGCCGACGACCTCCTTGGCCTCGGCGAAAGGTCCGTCGAGGACGGTCACCGTCCCGCCGTTCCCCCGGACCCT contains:
- a CDS encoding RNA polymerase sigma factor translates to MTTGAGTDRAVEAVFRIEAARIIAGTARIVRDVGIAEELAQDALVAALEQWPESGVPDNPGAWLMAVARRRAIDLVRRRESYARKLAEVGRVLEELPPPEPTADAGDPDRIDDDLLRLIFTACHPVLSTGARIALTLRLLGGLTTDEIARAFLTPEPTVAQRIVRAKRKLATAGVPFEVPYGQERAQRLTSVLEVIYLIFNEGYSATAGDDWLRPALCEDALRLGRVLAGLMPREPEVHGLVALLEIQASRTEARTGPSGEPVLLADQNRAHWNRLLIRRGFAALARAGEPGGVPGPYALQAAIAACHARARTWAETDWQRIALLYSALPPSPVVELNRAVAVSMAEGAAAGLEIVDVLAKEPALAAYHLLPSVRGDLLERLGRTDEARAEFRRAAALTRNEAERALLLRRAGA
- a CDS encoding YciI family protein, with the protein product MPRFVSLIRVDENQPEGEPSPELMARMDVLIKEMTEAGAMLDTGGLAPMADSRRVRGNGGTVTVLDGPFAEAKEVVGGYMLIQAADLAEAVEWTRRFVEIHEDEWDISCEVRQIFGPSDAG